From a region of the Deltaproteobacteria bacterium genome:
- a CDS encoding SAM-dependent DNA methyltransferase: MSNHSQQIVQKLWSYCNVLRDDGLSYGDYVEQLTCLLFLKMMHERTLEPWNQPSPIPASFDWPSLLAKDGDALEAHYRHVLESLGKSKGMLGIIFRKAQNKIQDPAKLRKLIADLIDREQWTSLEADVKGDAYEGLLEKNAQDIKGGAGQYFTPRPLIAAIVEVVRPKPGETVCDPACGTGGFLLAAHDYIAKHSPNLDKDQKRHLKLEALHGVEIVDNVTRLCAMNLFLHGVGPSGDETLPPVRTDDSLRADPGNRFEVVLTNPPFGKKSSVLVVNEEGDEERQALTVVRDDFWTSTTNKQLNFVQHVKTLLKINGRAAVVVPDNVLFEGGAGETVRRKLLQECDVHTLLRLPTGIFYAQGVKANVLFFDRKPASPDAWTKKLWIYDLRTNQHFTLKTNPLKRADLDEFVACYRPENRHDRTPTWSKENPTGHWRAFAYDELLQRDKVSLDIFWLKDESLESSDNLPNPDVIAADIAEDLRAALEQFETIQGEISRG; the protein is encoded by the coding sequence GTGAGCAACCACTCCCAACAGATCGTCCAGAAACTGTGGAGCTACTGCAACGTCCTGCGCGACGATGGGCTGTCGTACGGCGACTACGTCGAGCAGCTCACGTGTTTGCTGTTCCTCAAGATGATGCACGAGCGGACGCTGGAGCCGTGGAATCAGCCATCGCCGATTCCGGCCAGCTTCGACTGGCCGAGCCTGCTCGCGAAAGATGGTGACGCGCTCGAGGCGCACTACCGCCACGTGCTCGAATCGCTCGGCAAGAGCAAGGGCATGCTCGGCATCATCTTTCGTAAGGCGCAGAACAAAATCCAAGATCCAGCTAAGCTCCGAAAGCTCATCGCGGATCTGATCGATCGCGAGCAGTGGACTTCGCTCGAAGCCGACGTGAAGGGCGACGCCTACGAAGGATTGCTGGAGAAGAACGCGCAAGACATCAAGGGCGGCGCCGGACAGTACTTCACGCCGCGTCCGCTGATCGCCGCGATCGTCGAAGTGGTGCGGCCGAAGCCGGGCGAGACGGTCTGCGATCCCGCCTGTGGCACCGGCGGCTTCCTGCTCGCCGCGCACGACTACATCGCCAAGCACTCGCCGAATCTCGACAAGGATCAGAAGCGCCACCTGAAACTCGAAGCGCTGCACGGTGTCGAGATCGTCGACAACGTCACCCGCTTGTGCGCGATGAATTTGTTCCTGCACGGTGTCGGTCCGAGTGGGGACGAAACGCTACCGCCCGTCCGCACTGACGACAGTCTGCGCGCCGATCCAGGCAATCGCTTCGAAGTCGTGCTCACCAACCCGCCGTTCGGCAAGAAGTCGAGCGTGCTGGTCGTCAACGAGGAAGGTGACGAGGAGCGCCAGGCGCTCACCGTCGTGCGCGACGACTTCTGGACCTCGACGACGAACAAGCAGCTCAACTTCGTTCAGCACGTGAAGACGCTACTCAAGATCAACGGCCGCGCCGCGGTCGTCGTGCCCGACAATGTCCTGTTCGAAGGCGGCGCCGGCGAAACCGTGCGGCGCAAGTTGCTGCAAGAGTGCGACGTACACACGCTGCTGCGATTGCCGACGGGCATCTTCTACGCGCAAGGCGTGAAGGCGAACGTGCTGTTCTTCGACCGCAAGCCCGCGAGCCCCGACGCGTGGACGAAGAAACTTTGGATCTACGATCTGCGCACCAATCAACACTTCACGTTGAAGACCAACCCGCTCAAGCGCGCCGACCTCGACGAGTTCGTGGCGTGCTATCGGCCGGAGAATCGCCACGACCGTACGCCGACATGGTCTAAGGAGAATCCCACCGGCCACTGGCGCGCGTTCGCCTACGACGAGCTGTTGCAACGCGACAAGGTCAGCCTCGACATCTTCTGGCTGAAGGACGAAAGCCTCGAAAGCTCCGACAACCTACCCAATCCCGATGTCATCGCCGCCGACATCGCCGAAGATCTGCGCGCCGCGTTGGAGCAGTTCGAGACGATCCAAGGCGAGATTTCACGTGGCTAG
- the argH gene encoding argininosuccinate lyase, whose translation MARTPVIRSKRARGQHAKAGHKAWLGRMSEPTDRLVDAFTTSLAVDQRLFPQDIAGSIAHCRMLGRQRIIPVAEARRIVAALEQIFEELRRGRFRFAPTDEDIHMAIERRLIEKIGAVGGKLHTARSRNDQVATDFRLYLKEAIAILDQLLGALQAALRDLARRHRDVIMPGYTHLQPAQPVLFAHHLIAYIEMLRRDRERFAACRVHVDVLPLGSGALAGTTFPIDRTFVAKELGFRAISANSLDAVSDRDFAVEFLAAAATLGMHLSRFAEEIVLWSAQEFRFIELPDSFATGSSMMPQKKNPDVAELIRGKTGRLYGNLMALLTVLKGLPLSYNRDLQEDKTIVFDSFDTIHDSLEVLTAMVPRLRVNADRMRAAANAGFILATELADYLATKGVPFRQAHGIVGAVVRDCIERGATLDQLTLAELRRFSPHFDRDVRRWLTLEAAVNRRRAPGGTSSRNVRRALRER comes from the coding sequence ATGGCGCGGACACCGGTAATTCGATCCAAGCGTGCACGGGGGCAGCACGCTAAGGCCGGACACAAGGCATGGCTCGGGCGCATGAGCGAGCCGACCGATCGGCTCGTCGATGCGTTTACGACCTCATTGGCGGTCGATCAGCGGCTGTTTCCGCAAGACATCGCCGGCAGCATTGCGCATTGTCGCATGCTCGGGCGCCAGCGCATCATTCCGGTGGCCGAGGCGCGCCGGATCGTTGCGGCGCTCGAACAGATATTTGAAGAACTGCGACGCGGTCGCTTCCGTTTCGCCCCCACCGACGAAGACATCCACATGGCCATCGAGCGGCGCTTGATCGAAAAGATCGGCGCGGTTGGCGGCAAGCTGCACACCGCTCGCAGCCGCAACGATCAGGTGGCCACCGATTTCCGCCTCTACCTGAAGGAAGCCATCGCGATCCTCGATCAGTTGCTCGGCGCACTGCAAGCGGCGCTGCGCGACTTGGCGCGGCGTCACCGCGATGTGATCATGCCCGGCTACACCCATTTGCAGCCGGCGCAACCGGTGCTGTTTGCGCATCATCTGATAGCCTACATCGAGATGCTGCGGCGCGATCGCGAACGGTTCGCCGCCTGCCGCGTCCACGTCGACGTACTGCCGCTGGGCTCGGGTGCGCTCGCGGGCACGACGTTTCCGATCGATCGGACGTTCGTCGCCAAGGAGCTAGGTTTCCGCGCGATCAGCGCCAATAGTCTCGACGCAGTGAGCGACCGCGACTTCGCGGTCGAGTTCCTCGCCGCCGCCGCCACGCTCGGCATGCACTTGAGCCGGTTCGCGGAAGAGATCGTGCTCTGGTCGGCGCAAGAATTTCGTTTCATCGAGTTGCCCGACAGCTTTGCCACCGGCAGCTCGATGATGCCGCAGAAGAAGAATCCCGACGTTGCCGAATTGATCCGCGGCAAGACCGGCCGCCTGTACGGCAACCTGATGGCGCTGCTGACGGTGCTGAAGGGGTTGCCGCTTTCGTACAATCGTGACCTGCAGGAAGACAAAACGATCGTGTTCGACAGTTTCGACACGATTCACGACAGCCTCGAAGTGCTGACGGCGATGGTGCCGCGGCTGCGCGTGAATGCCGATCGCATGCGCGCCGCAGCCAACGCCGGCTTTATCTTGGCGACCGAGTTGGCCGACTACCTGGCGACCAAAGGTGTGCCGTTTCGGCAAGCGCACGGCATCGTCGGCGCAGTGGTGCGCGATTGTATCGAGCGCGGCGCGACGCTGGATCAGCTCACCCTGGCTGAGCTGCGCCGCTTCTCGCCGCACTTCGATCGCGATGTGCGGCGCTGGCTGACGTTGGAGGCGGCGGTGAATCGGCGGCGCGCGCCGGGTGGAACGTCATCGCGCAACGTGCGCCGGGCGCTGCGAGAACGGTAG
- a CDS encoding diaminopimelate epimerase: MDTLRFTKMHGLGNDYVYVDAFAQSVRDPAALARRVSPRHTGIGSDGLILICPSSAADCRMEMYNADGSRGQMCGNGIRCVGKYAYDHGLARRNPMRIETDAGIKELQLELHGDRVASVTVDMGEPILDGPLIPVAAEGRVIDAPLTVDGKAWRITCVSMGNPHCVVFVDDVAPLALASLGPQFEGHAFFPKRVNTEFIQVVSSRELRMRVWERGSGETEACGTGACASVVAAVLNGKCERRATVRLRGGNLAIEWRASDGHVMMTGPATEVFSGQLEVE; encoded by the coding sequence ATGGACACCCTCCGTTTCACCAAGATGCATGGACTCGGCAACGACTATGTGTACGTCGATGCGTTCGCGCAGTCAGTGCGCGATCCGGCGGCGCTGGCGCGCCGCGTCAGCCCGCGGCACACGGGGATCGGTTCGGACGGTCTCATCCTCATTTGTCCGTCGAGTGCCGCCGACTGTCGCATGGAGATGTACAACGCCGACGGCAGTCGCGGGCAGATGTGCGGCAACGGCATCCGCTGCGTCGGCAAGTACGCCTACGACCACGGTCTCGCGCGCCGCAATCCGATGCGGATCGAAACCGACGCCGGGATCAAGGAGCTGCAACTCGAACTGCATGGTGATCGCGTGGCCAGCGTCACGGTCGATATGGGTGAGCCGATTCTCGATGGGCCGCTGATTCCAGTGGCCGCCGAAGGCAGAGTGATCGACGCGCCGCTGACGGTTGACGGGAAGGCGTGGCGGATCACCTGCGTATCGATGGGCAATCCGCACTGCGTGGTATTCGTCGATGACGTTGCGCCGCTGGCGCTCGCGTCGCTTGGCCCGCAGTTCGAAGGCCACGCGTTTTTCCCGAAGCGGGTCAACACCGAGTTCATTCAAGTAGTCAGCTCGCGCGAGTTGCGCATGCGAGTGTGGGAGCGCGGCTCGGGCGAAACCGAAGCGTGCGGCACCGGCGCGTGCGCGTCGGTGGTGGCGGCGGTGCTGAACGGGAAATGCGAACGCCGCGCCACAGTTCGGCTGCGCGGCGGCAATCTCGCCATCGAGTGGCGCGCAAGCGACGGGCACGTCATGATGACGGGGCCGGCGACGGAAGTTTTCAGCGGGCAATTGGAGGTAGAGTAA
- a CDS encoding 4-hydroxy-tetrahydrodipicolinate synthase has product MAAPRFSGTMTALVTPFRDGQIDADALAHLVDIQIAAGISALVPCGSTGESATLSHAEHTEVVRLVVKFAKGRVPVIAGTGSNSTSEAIALTKAAKEAGATAALLISPYYNRPTQDGIYQHYRAIAEATRFPLIPYNIPARTGSKIEAATLARLADLDEVIGVKESTGSLDEVQEVARLCGDKLEIYSGDDSLTLPVMAVGGCGVISVVSNALPKESVAMTSAMLAGDLPRARALHFKLFPAIRALFLETNPIPIKAALAMMGLCRDELRLPLLPMTDGPRAKLRAALQAIGAL; this is encoded by the coding sequence ATGGCAGCGCCGCGATTCAGTGGAACCATGACGGCGCTCGTGACGCCGTTTCGTGATGGGCAGATCGATGCCGACGCGTTGGCACACCTGGTGGACATACAAATCGCCGCCGGTATCAGCGCGCTGGTTCCGTGCGGGAGCACCGGCGAGTCGGCAACCTTGTCGCATGCCGAGCACACCGAGGTTGTGCGGCTGGTGGTGAAGTTTGCGAAGGGACGGGTGCCGGTGATCGCCGGCACCGGATCGAACTCGACGAGCGAAGCGATTGCGTTGACTAAGGCTGCCAAAGAGGCCGGGGCCACCGCGGCGCTCTTGATCTCGCCCTACTACAACAGGCCGACGCAGGACGGGATCTACCAGCACTACCGCGCGATCGCCGAGGCCACGCGCTTTCCTCTGATCCCGTACAACATTCCCGCGCGCACCGGTTCGAAGATCGAGGCGGCCACGCTGGCCCGGTTGGCCGACCTCGACGAGGTCATTGGCGTGAAGGAATCGACCGGTTCGCTCGACGAAGTGCAGGAAGTCGCGCGGCTGTGCGGCGACAAGCTGGAGATCTATTCGGGCGACGACAGTCTCACGCTGCCGGTCATGGCGGTCGGCGGGTGCGGGGTGATCTCGGTGGTGTCGAACGCGTTGCCGAAGGAATCGGTGGCGATGACCAGCGCGATGCTAGCCGGCGATCTGCCGCGCGCACGCGCGTTGCACTTCAAACTCTTTCCGGCGATTCGCGCCCTGTTTCTCGAAACGAATCCGATTCCGATCAAAGCCGCGCTGGCGATGATGGGCCTGTGCCGCGACGAACTGCGCTTGCCGTTGCTGCCGATGACTGACGGCCCGCGCGCGAAACTGCGCGCCGCGTTGCAGGCGATTGGAGCGCTCTGA
- a CDS encoding 4-hydroxy-tetrahydrodipicolinate reductase: MAVGIIVCGAAGRMGRTLINLVTQSSDLMLVGAVEAAGLASVGRDAGESAGLGTLHVPIVDSLEKVIRPDAVTLDFTNAAAAVAHLRTAVKHAAPIVIGSTGYTQPEQAEIDRLAPQTRAVVAPNMSVGINVLLQLVRLAARTLGPDFDPEIVEIHHKTKIDAPSGTALQLGRAVASALGRDFEKSAVFGRQGIIGQRNPNEIGMITLRGGDAIGDHTVVFAGLGERLELTHRAQSRDCLARGALRAATWLIDQPVGRYSMADVLGL, translated from the coding sequence ATGGCGGTTGGCATCATCGTGTGTGGCGCGGCCGGCCGGATGGGGCGGACGCTGATCAACTTGGTGACGCAGTCGAGTGACCTGATGCTGGTCGGCGCGGTGGAAGCCGCGGGCTTGGCATCGGTGGGTCGCGACGCCGGGGAGAGCGCCGGGCTCGGGACGCTGCACGTGCCGATCGTTGACAGCTTGGAGAAGGTCATTCGACCTGATGCGGTCACACTCGACTTCACCAACGCGGCGGCGGCGGTGGCGCACTTGCGGACGGCGGTGAAGCACGCGGCGCCGATCGTCATCGGCTCGACCGGCTACACGCAGCCGGAGCAAGCCGAGATCGATCGCCTCGCGCCGCAGACGCGCGCGGTCGTTGCGCCGAACATGAGCGTAGGCATCAACGTGCTCCTCCAACTCGTGCGCCTGGCGGCACGGACGCTCGGTCCCGATTTCGATCCCGAGATCGTCGAGATCCATCACAAGACGAAGATCGATGCGCCGAGCGGCACCGCGCTTCAGCTCGGCCGCGCGGTGGCGTCAGCGCTCGGACGCGATTTCGAGAAATCGGCCGTCTTCGGGCGGCAGGGGATCATCGGCCAACGCAACCCAAATGAGATCGGCATGATCACGTTGCGCGGTGGCGACGCGATCGGCGATCACACGGTGGTCTTCGCCGGGCTCGGCGAGCGGCTCGAACTCACGCACCGCGCTCAAAGTCGCGATTGCCTTGCGCGCGGCGCGTTGCGCGCGGCGACGTGGCTGATCGATCAACCAGTAGGCCGGTACAGCATGGCGGACGTACTCGGATTGTAG
- a CDS encoding LL-diaminopimelate aminotransferase has protein sequence MRSADRLKLIPPYPFMELRKKIGQARAAGIDVISLAIGDPVEPTPDAVVKELARAGADPANHRYPTDEEKGMLAFRQAVATWYAQRYGVTVDPATEVLGLIGSKEGCHHFVLARVNPGETVLMTDPGYPAYRASILIGGGEPVSIPIRPEHGYLPVLADVPTEVAHKATAMFVCYPNNPTGAVATPAFLRDLVAFARQYDIAVCYDNPYIEIVFDGEKPLSFLSVDGAKDVGVELNSLSKPFNMTGWRLGMAVGNRDLIAAISQVKENTDSGVFNAVQYAGIAALEHCGENIGHMLGLYAKRRALVLDTLKAIGIDYTPARGTFYLWVPVPKGMTSLEFTTLLFEKARVVVASGPAYGQFGEGFVRFSLTVSDDRLIEAMERIRTAMA, from the coding sequence ATGCGTTCCGCCGACCGTTTGAAGCTGATCCCTCCCTATCCGTTCATGGAGCTACGCAAGAAAATCGGCCAGGCACGCGCAGCCGGCATCGACGTCATCAGCCTCGCGATCGGCGACCCGGTCGAGCCCACTCCCGACGCGGTCGTGAAGGAACTGGCCCGCGCCGGGGCCGACCCAGCCAACCACCGCTACCCGACCGACGAAGAGAAGGGCATGCTGGCGTTCCGCCAAGCGGTCGCGACCTGGTACGCGCAGCGCTACGGCGTCACCGTCGATCCAGCTACCGAGGTACTGGGTCTGATCGGTTCGAAGGAAGGCTGCCACCACTTCGTCCTCGCGCGGGTCAATCCGGGCGAGACGGTGCTGATGACCGACCCGGGCTATCCGGCGTACCGCGCTAGCATCCTGATTGGCGGCGGCGAGCCGGTGAGCATCCCAATTCGTCCCGAGCACGGCTACTTGCCGGTGCTTGCCGATGTTCCGACCGAGGTCGCGCACAAGGCCACGGCGATGTTCGTCTGCTATCCCAACAATCCCACCGGCGCGGTGGCCACCCCGGCGTTCTTGCGCGATCTGGTGGCGTTCGCCCGCCAGTACGACATCGCTGTCTGCTACGACAACCCGTACATCGAAATCGTCTTCGATGGCGAGAAGCCGTTGAGCTTCCTCTCGGTCGACGGTGCGAAGGATGTCGGCGTGGAACTCAACTCGCTGTCGAAGCCGTTCAACATGACCGGCTGGCGACTCGGCATGGCGGTCGGCAACAGAGACCTGATCGCGGCGATCTCGCAGGTGAAGGAGAATACCGACTCGGGGGTCTTCAATGCGGTCCAGTACGCCGGCATCGCCGCGCTCGAGCACTGCGGCGAGAACATCGGTCACATGCTCGGCCTCTACGCCAAGCGACGTGCTCTGGTCCTCGATACGCTGAAGGCGATCGGCATCGACTACACCCCGGCGCGCGGGACCTTCTATCTATGGGTACCCGTACCGAAGGGGATGACCAGCCTCGAATTCACCACGCTGTTGTTCGAAAAGGCGCGCGTGGTCGTCGCCTCCGGACCCGCCTACGGCCAGTTCGGCGAAGGCTTCGTGCGCTTCTCACTGACCGTGTCAGACGACCGCCTCATCGAGGCGATGGAGCGAATCCGAACAGCAATGGCCTGA
- the folK gene encoding 2-amino-4-hydroxy-6-hydroxymethyldihydropteridine diphosphokinase produces MPHRAFIGIGSNLGDRKANHIDAWDRIGKLPATRIVKASSLYESEPHGDAKTWFVNAVIEIETESSADELLKRLKVIEKVMGRKRVKGKRWGSRVIDLDILMFDNEVVNKRTLRIPHKELPNRRFVLVPMCELAPQMVHPALSATISELLSASKDKKKVHLMPRS; encoded by the coding sequence ATGCCCCATCGGGCATTCATCGGGATCGGGTCCAACCTCGGGGACCGCAAAGCCAATCACATCGACGCGTGGGATCGGATCGGCAAGCTGCCGGCTACGCGCATCGTCAAAGCGTCCTCTCTTTACGAGAGTGAACCACACGGCGACGCCAAGACTTGGTTCGTCAACGCGGTCATCGAAATCGAGACCGAATCGTCCGCGGACGAGTTGCTCAAGCGGCTCAAAGTCATCGAGAAGGTGATGGGGCGCAAGCGGGTGAAGGGCAAGCGCTGGGGCTCGCGCGTCATCGATCTCGACATCCTGATGTTCGACAACGAGGTCGTCAACAAGCGCACGTTGCGCATCCCGCACAAGGAGCTACCGAATCGGCGCTTCGTGCTGGTGCCGATGTGCGAACTGGCTCCGCAGATGGTGCATCCCGCCCTCAGCGCGACGATCTCCGAGCTGCTATCCGCGAGCAAGGACAAGAAAAAAGTTCACCTGATGCCGCGTTCCTGA
- the fsa gene encoding fructose-6-phosphate aldolase, whose amino-acid sequence MKLFIDTADVNEIREAASWGILDGVTTNPSLVAKTGRDFESVIKEICAIVDGPINAEVVSTEAPGMVEEGERLARVHRNIYVKVPMTVEGLKATKMLSDRGIRVNVTLIFSPAQALLASKAGARFLSPFVGRLDDVGHDGMAMVAQIVQILHNYEFPAEVLVASVRTPEHVIRSAEMGAHIATCPFSVLQQLVKHPLTDSGLERFLADWKKVPQRA is encoded by the coding sequence ATGAAGCTGTTCATCGATACCGCCGATGTCAATGAGATCCGCGAGGCCGCGAGCTGGGGCATTCTCGACGGGGTGACGACCAATCCCTCGCTGGTGGCCAAGACCGGACGCGACTTCGAGTCGGTGATCAAGGAGATCTGCGCCATCGTCGACGGGCCGATCAACGCCGAGGTGGTTAGTACCGAAGCTCCGGGTATGGTCGAGGAAGGCGAGCGGCTCGCGCGCGTGCACCGCAACATCTACGTCAAGGTGCCGATGACGGTCGAAGGCCTCAAGGCGACCAAGATGCTGAGCGACCGCGGCATCCGGGTGAACGTGACGTTGATCTTTTCGCCCGCGCAGGCGTTGCTGGCGAGCAAGGCTGGGGCGCGGTTCCTCAGCCCGTTCGTCGGTCGGCTCGACGACGTCGGCCACGACGGCATGGCGATGGTCGCGCAGATCGTGCAGATCCTCCACAACTACGAGTTCCCCGCCGAAGTGCTCGTCGCCAGCGTGCGCACACCCGAGCACGTGATCCGCAGCGCCGAGATGGGTGCGCACATCGCGACCTGTCCGTTCTCTGTGCTGCAACAGCTCGTCAAGCATCCACTAACCGACTCGGGATTGGAGCGCTTCCTAGCCGATTGGAAGAAGGTTCCGCAACGCGCCTGA